A region of the Leeuwenhoekiella sp. MAR_2009_132 genome:
AATATAGAATAGCCAAATATTAGAGAAGTACCTCTAAAGTTGGAATCCCAATTTGGATAAATACCTAAAAGGTTTCGTTTTAAATCATGTCTTAATTCTATACTGTATCTATCTCTAAATTTATAACCTAATCCCAAAGCTAAATTGGGATTACTTCTAATATCTAACGATGTTTTATTTCTACCTTCACTTCGTTCAAAATCTACTGAAGAACCAAAATCTATACTAAACTGATACAGTACGTTTACAAATAATTTTGAATTATTATTTATAAATAAATAATGTCTTAAACCTAAAGGTATTTCAATACTTTGATAATCGACAGTACTTGTCAACTCTGTATTAAAACCTTCATTGGGATCAAAATATTTAGTTTTATAAGATTGATAGGTAGGCTCTAGCGTTAATGCCCATTTATTATTATTGAATGGAAGAATAAATTCGGCTTCAATACCTAGTCTTAATGAGAGTTCACTTTCAAAATCGGTATCTCTGTCATTTCTAGAAGAATTTTCAATAGATAACGCGCTCGATTTTAATCCCGGTCTAAAGGTTAAATTAAATATATCGCGCTCAGGCTCCAGTTCTGCAACTTGAAAATCTGGGTTTATACATTTATTGTAATCAACAAAGTAATTTATAAGATCACGCTTGCCATACTCTATACTTTCTAAATCTGAATTCTTTTTGTTATCACAATTTACCTCGTTAAAGAGTTGTTGTAAATAATAGTTGTTTGATCCTAATTTACTATTTGAGGTTAGGTATTGCTTATAAATTAACTGCTTGATTTCTGAATTCTTGGTACTGAAAAAATAACGACTTAGTTGTCCCTCACGATAAAAGTAAAGATTCGCATCACCTTCAACCAGTATTTTTAATAATACGGTCTCATTAATAAATTCAGGTTCGCGGTTTTCATCAAGATCTTTAATTTTATTACTTGTTTTATCAATATCTACAGTGGCTTTGACATATTTAGATTTATTAATAACTGAAAATTCTTGGATATTAGCAATTACAGCCTTTTGAATATCACCATTATCGGTAAGCATATATTCAATTTCTGTAGGATTATTGTTCCAATCATAGTTCTTGATTAAGCATTCAATTTTATTTCCAGAATTATTTATAAAGTATCCTTTTTCAAACGACGTTTGAGCAAAACATTGGACTCCTATAGTCATTAAAATAAATACGAAAAAAGTAATTTTTGACATGTGTTGTTAATTTACAGTTGATTATTAGAAATAATAATTACGAAAATAGAATTAATTATAATTTAATATTTACTGAATTCTGTAAAATTTAAAATTTATGGAGTTATACAAATCGTATTGTTATTTATTATAATTCTAATAATTACTCTGAAAATCTATTAAACCTTATCTTCTCTACAAATAATAGAGTACACAGAGTCTTTTAAACTTAAAAAGGCAACGGAAAAATGAAATATCAATTTCCGTTGCCTAAGCTCATAAATAGATTGCTTAATGATTTTACTTTAGCATTAAGAGTATCTAACTTTTCTAATTATAGGGATATATTAAAGTAAGTAATTACTTTTTATGAACTGTTTCTGCATGTGTTGCAGTATTCATTATGAATTTTTTTAGCTCAAAGCAGGAGATTAATCAAGCTTTTTAAAACATTACTAAATGAAAATATTAATTTTCAAAATTTAGCGTAGTGTGAGCTAATGATAATAGTACTTTAGTTCTTTACGAGAACGGATGATTTTTTTCTTCTACCCCAAATAATAAATAAAGCGATGCCCAATAAAAAAATATTCATTCCTATAGCTGTAAATTCACCTCTTGATGCGTGAAATATTGCGGCAAAAACCATCACCAGCGCTAAGCCCATAGCTGCCCAGATAGTAAGAACAGGTTTTAACTTAAATACCGCAGGTAGAACTAAACCAAGACCTCCTAAAATCTCCGTGAAGCCTATAAACCTTACTAAACTGAGTGGAGTAGAAGTAACCCAGGGTAACGAATCTGCTAAGACTTCAACAGGTTGTGAGATTTTCATCATTCCTGCCATAATAAACATTGCGGCTAATAGCCCTTGCGCTATCCATAATATAATGTTTAATGCTTTGTTTTTTTGATTTGCCATTTTAAAATTCTTTTAGATTAGTAGCGCACAAAATTGAAGCAGAAAAGATTATCTAAACTTAAGATATCTTAAGAAATGGAAATTGCATTATTTTTTAGCCAGTTTACGTCTTATTTCGCTTAAATATTCTGGAGTAATTCCTATATAAGAAGCTATTAATTTTAGAGGAAGTCGTTGAATTAATGTAGGATACGTATTTGTAAAATCAAGATAGCGCTGTTCTGCAGTAGAACTTAATAAGCCTATAACCCTTTTATTAGTAGCAATTAGATTATTGCGCAATTTAGTAGCCATCTCTACAATACTGTCTTTGTCTAAATCGCTAAATTCTTTAAAATCAGATTTGTTCATTTCTGAAATTTCAGAATCTTCTACAGCCTCGATACACACAATCGCTGGTATTTGATTTGTAAAACTATCTAAATCTGTAATTAACCAGGATTCCGGTGCAAATTGTAGAATGTGCTCTTTTCCGGTATTATCAAGTGTGTAACTTTTTAGACAGCCTTTTTTTACCAAATATCCTTGAGTTGCTATAGACCCTTGCTTTAGCAATATTGTTCCCTTAGAAACGAGAATATGATTTTCACTTTCTAAATTTTTCATTTTGAATATTTCATATCGATACAATCGCTAAAACTAAAAGAAAAAAATAAATAAGAAGATATTTACGATTTTCAAAGCTGACAGTTTTTGTATGCTGTTACATCTTCTATTTCAACTAATTTATTTACCATAAATGCTGCTGTTTATTTACCCACAACTTTACTGCTAACCGTAGAACATATTAGGCTTTCTGTAGCTAAATTATTTAAAGTCATTAACAGCATCACCTAAATCGTAAACCAAAACCTCTCTTATATGATTAGCGACAATACTACTTCCGGCAGCGCTGCGATATCCGCCCGCACAATGTACTACAATAGGTTTATCTGTAGGTATTTCAGCAATACGCTCTCTTAACTCGTGTAGCGGTATGGTAAGTGCTTTATCAAAAAATTTACCAGCTTCCGTTTCGCTTTGATTTCTAATATCAATAATTGTATATGCTTCTAAATTTTCTTGGAATTTATTCAAATCTAATACTGAAGATTTTATCCAACTCTGCTCTCCAAGTGTATAAATTTGTTTGACCTGACTTTCGTAGCCAATTTTAGCAACTCGACTTAGTAATTCTTCAGCGTGATTGTAATCTTTAGCAACCATACTAAATTCTTCTTCAGGTTTTACAATAGAGCCCAACCACGTCTCAAATTTGTGGTTTTCTTCTAATGCCATAATATTAAAACTATTTCGTTTATGACCATTTTTAAAATCCTGTTCATTGCGTGTATCTATTACTAAACCATCACCGTTTAGATGTTCGTCCTTAAGTTTTAGCGGAATATCAGCAATGCTGCCTTTTAGATTAGCTGCACCATTTTTATTGATGTCTACATTATAACCAAAGTAATGCGGAATAAAGGGCTGTGAGTCGAGTAAGTGGTCTACAAACGCACTTTCGGTATGTGTATTAAATGCCCAGTTTGTCTCACGTTGTTCTCCTAATTTACTACTCCCTTCGCTACTCATGTTTTTTCCGCATAAAGAGCCCGCTCCATGAGCAGGATACACGATAGCATCATTAGGTAAGGAATTAAATACTTGAGTAATGGTCTTGAACATTGATTTTGCAAGATCAAGGCGTTTTGCTTTTGTGTTTCCGGCATTTTCCCGTAAATCGGGTCTGCCAACATCTCCTATAAATAAGGTGTCACCTGTAAATAGTGCGGTATTTTCATCTTCTGTAGCTACAATTGTAATACTATCTGGGGAGTGACCCGGTGTATTCAAGGCTGTAAAAGTTACGTTTCCTATTTTAACAACATCGCCGTCATCAAAGGTTTTATGGGTATAATCTGCACCAACGAGTTTACTTGCATAAAGTATAGCGCCGGTTTCTTTATGTATTTGTAAATGCGAACTCACAAAATCTGCGTGAGGATGTGTTTCAAAAACGGCAACTATAGTCGCATTATGTTCTTCTGCAAACGTATAATACTGAGCAGGATCGCGCTCGGGATCAACTAAGGCAATTTTATTACCGCATAGTATCGCATAAGAAAAGTGAGAAAGGGGCTTATATTCAAATTGTTTAATAGTCATGAGTCATTAATTTTTGGTAAAAATAATTTAGAAGTTATTAGGAGGCTGTAACCTAGGATACATAACATATAGGCTTATAGAAATTTTAAAAATATACTTAGCTTAATTTGTACAGCGATTAGGCTTGTAAAAATTTAATTAAAGAACGGTTCTAATTTTAAGGAAAAGCTATTTTTAGAGATTACGCGAGAAGGATTAACAAGGCGATGCTATAGGTACTCAGGATTTATTTATAGTTTATTAAACTATAATGAAAATTATTATAAATGGTTCTTTTGATTAAATATAATGCACACTAATTCTTAAAAGGATAGAGGGTTTGATCTTTAAAGTTAGAAGGAAAATGCTCATCTCCCTTAAAACCTATTTCCAGATTTTTTCCGCTCTTCGGAACATATGCAGTACCAAAAAGATAATCCCAGATGCTTAACGTTAGACCAAAGTTCATACCGTACCGGTGCTGAGGTGGTAGTTGTTTTGCGTGGTGCCAGATGTGCATACGCGGATTGTTGAAGATATATCCAAGCTTGCCATAACTCCAATCTAAATTTGCATGGTTGAGGTGACCTACAAATACTGAAAACATGTGCACAATAAAAAACTGTTCAATACCAAAACCTATCATCGCCAGCGGAATGTATTGGACGCTTTTGTAAACTAATGTTTCCATAAAATGAAAGCGAAACTGTGCTGCAAAACCCATCTCTTTTACACTATGATGTATTTGATGAAACTTCCAGAGCCAGGGAACACGGTGTAGCATACGATGCACATTCCACTGTATAAAATCTGCTATTATAAACATAATGAGCAATTGTGCCCATACGGGAAGATTATCTACCTCAACAGCCACTAAATTTTCAATATTAAAAATGCCCAGAAAGTCATTAAAGAGTTCAACACCTACATTAGATAGTGCATTGTAGCCTATTAAGGAAAACAGAAAAAAATTGAAAAGAATATAAAACGCATCGAGCCAAAACCCTTTTCTAATAATGGGTTGCTTTTTACGCCAGGGTATACTAATCTCTAATGCAAAGACGAGAAGAGATAAACCTATTAGCCAATAGAAATAATTGGTCCATCCTGGGTTTGTTATCTCTTGTATGAGATAATCAAAGTAACCTACAAAAGAATCTTCTATTATTTTAAGGTACTTATTCACGTTAGGGATTATGTGTTTTACAGTATATTCTGTCGGTATTTTATTGAATTTCTTACGCAGGCTTAATAATATTAGCCTCTAAATAGTTAAAAATTAGGCCTGCACCTATTGCAATACCAAAGCTCAGGAGAGTGCCTATTAAAACATATTCGGTGAGCTGTCTGTTTTTACCTTCTGTGAGATCACCAAAACGAAACACTGATTTTGCTGCAATTAGAAAGCCTATCGCAGACCAGGCATTAAGGAGTATAAAACCAAAAACAAATAAGCGTTCTAGCATTCCTATTATTTTACCGGCTCCTGCAAGAGATGTACTTTTTGTTTTGCCGGTTTTTGATTTTGCGTTCGGCTCTATGGCGTCTTGCCACGGCTGTAAAAATAAGCGCATTAAAATACTCGTTACAAAAGTCACGAAAAAGCCCAGTGTAAGTAGTAATAAGAGTTTAGGCTGATAAATTAGATCGATGTCAATGTTAAATGGAGCGTAGCAATACACTACAAAACTGATTACAATAAGATGAGCGAGTTGATCTGCAATAAATAGTTTGCTGCCATTCTTTTTTGTCGTGTATTTAATTTTTAGAATGTCTATACCATAATGTGTTATGATAATGCCTAGAATACCCGCAAAATAAGTAGGGTTAAATTGTAATACAACAAGAAGTGCCGCAAGGTGTACAGCAATATGTGCAATTAGATATTTTGATTTATACCCGTTTTTTAATTTATGGTTTACCCACTTTGTGGGCTGTAGTACAAAATCACCAATAATATGCGCGAGAATGAGTTTTATAGCGAGCGTTAACATTAGTATTTTTTTAAAGTTTCTATGTAATACTGAATGAGTCTGGTAATTTCTGCGTAGCCTGCCCTGTTAAGCGCTTTGCTAATTGCGCTTTGCGCTTTACCTAGTATTTCACTTAATTCGGTTTGATTGAGCTGAGGGTGTTCTAGCTGTGTTTTAATTATAGCTGCAGTCACGGGTGGCCATAAATCCATAGTTAAAGTAGCGAGATTTAACATTAGGTTTATAGTGGTATCAAATTCTGCTTGATCTGACTGTAAAACCAGCGTATTTTTTTTAATGGTATCAAAGGCAGTACCCGAATGTACAAAGGCACTCCCATTTGATTGCGTTACTTTAGATGCATTATAATTTTTATCTCCCAGGCCTATTGCTATACGTACATCAAGTTTAGAAAAAGTCTTAATCGCGGCTTTAATATGTATGGCAGCAGCTAGTGCCTGTTCTGCCTGGAGTTCTAATTGGAAACTGTCTCCTCTAAATAATTCCCATTCCTTAGGCTCTGAACCGTATATATTTAATACACGTATAAGTTCTTGCTGCCAGTCATTGCCAGATTGAGAACTAATAATATCTCCTGTTAATACTGCTTGCATATTGATTATAATAAGTATTCTTAATTAGTATTTAAATATACATTAAAAAGGGTATAAATTTAAATATATACTAAATAGAATATAATATATTTTTATACACTATATAGGTTATAAATCATAATATATACTTTAAACGGAATAGTTCCTAAATCAAAAAATTAAAAACCTACAGCCGTATCATCACCGCGACGGTCTGCACCACCTTCAAGAGTTCCGTCTGGTAACACAAGTACGCCATCTACTTTACCTAAAATAACACTATTTTCTTGCTGAATATTATATCCTTTTAAACTCAAACTATCTAGCAAAATTTTACCAAAGGCATTTGGCTCAAAGGTAACTACATCTGGTAACCACTGGTGGTGAAAGCGTGGTGCATCTACAGCTTCCTGCATACCCATACCAAAATCGCTAACATTTAAAATGGTTTGCAACACCGATGTAATGATTGTAGAACCGCCGGGTGTACCCACAGTCATCCACAATTTGCCGTCTTTTTCTACAATAGTGGGTGTCATCGAACTTAACATTCGTTTTTGAGGTTCTATTTTATTTGCTTCTGCACCTATAAGGCCAAACATATTAGGAACACCCGGCTTGGCGCTAAAATCATCCATTTCATTATTCAAGAAAAAACCCAATTCATCTACATATAATTTAGATCCGTAGGCACCATTTAGGGTAGTGGTAAGGGCTACCGCATTCCCAAATTGATCAACCAGTGAAAAATGCGTAGTTTCCATAGACTCATAACCTGCAACTTCCCCATGTTTTATTTCTGAAGAAAGGGTTGCTTTATCAAAACTAAAGTTCTGCATACGTCTATGAGCATAAATTTCACTTGTAAGACTATCAACAGGAATATCATTAAAATCAGGATCTCCCAGATAAAAACTACGATCTGCGTAAGCACGACGTTCTGCTTCGGTTATAAGTTGAATACTTTTTAAAGAGTTATGACCGTATTGTTTAAGATTATAAGGCTCAAGCATTTTAAAAATCTGAGCTAATGATATACCACCACTAGAAGGTGGTGGCATTCCTATTAATTTTAAATCTTTATAAGTAGATACGATAGGCTCACGCCATACAGCATTATAATTTCTAAGGTCTTCAAGCGTTATAATACCACTGTGTTTTTGAATAAAGGCTACCAGTTTTTGAGCTGTTTCACCTTTATAAAATTCATCCTCACCATTTGCAGCAATACGCTTTAATGTTTCGGCTAAAACCTGATTTTTTATTAGCGTTCCTGCTTTTATTTTAACCGTATCGCTTTCGCGGAAGCCGATAGAATACAATGTTTCTTTACCGTTAACCTGATCAAATACAGGAGCATAATTTTTAAAACGTGCCAATTGGTTTTCAGTAATCATATAACCATTTTCAGCTAGTTCAATAACCGGTTTTAAAATATCTGCCATAGGCATAGATCCCAGTTTTTTATGAATGGCAAACATACCGGCCATACCTCCGGGAACACCTACTGCTAATGAACCCTGTCTACTTAGTGAATCTATAGGATTGCCTTCTTTATCCAGGTACATATCGTGTGTGGCTGCGATGGGAGCTTTTTCACGATAATCTATACTGCCGGTCTCGCCATTTGCTTTTCTATACACCATAAAACCACCACCACCTAAGCTTCCTGCAAATGGATAGGCCACATTAAGCGCCATATCTACGGCAATTAATGCATCAAAAGCGTTACCACCTTTTTTAAGAATTTCTGCACCAATACGAGAAGCTTCTTCCCGGGCAGAAACGACCATAATACTATCTGCAAGTTGACCTCGATTGATTAATCTTGTTTCTGTTTTTTCTGTTTTGCAACTGGTAAGAATTAAAGAACAAAGAAATCCTACAACTAAGGTTTGATTGATTTTTATAAATGATACATAGCGTTTAACCATACAAGCAATTATTTTTTTATACTGAATTTTAGGTCGAGTTCTTCCCGTTTTAACTGGCAAAAGTGCCTCAATTCTTCAAAAAAGCGCGTGAATTCGTTCTCAAAATCGTGATAATGTAGTTGTAGATCTTCAACGGCACGGTCCATACCGCTTATGTTACGAGTACGTCTGTTCATATTGTACAAAACTGTGCCTATGCCACTTATTTCAGAATAACTCAGTAACCAGTTATCTGCAATCATATGAGGTATCATTCGCTGAATGCCAGGGGTAAGTAACTCGTAATTTTCATCAAGGCTGTCATAAAATTTTTCTATATATGCAGCGAGCGGTTCATCTGAATAAATACGCCAGTTTTTAGCAAGAAAGTGATCGTATAATATGTCTACAATAACACCACTATAGTGACTGTATTTGCTATGTAAACGCTTAGTGCTTTGCTTTACAATAGGGTGTGAGTCTGTGAAGGTGTCTATACCGCGATGCAGTAAAATTCCTTTTTGCAATTGAGGTAAAAATTCTTTGTATTGTTTTCCTTTTATGCCGTCTGCCATAAAATTACCAAGTGTTACGAGCGTGTCGTCACCAGAAAGATAGATATGCGCTAAATAATTCACAGGCTTAAATTACAAATTATCAACTTAGGGTAGTGGTGTGATTGGCTATATTTGTCCAGAATTAATTCAATTTAGTTACAGAATTAATTTTTAAAAATGATTCAATAATTTAGAATGCTATATAACTATGACCCTAATAAAATCTATATCAGGAATACGCGGAACAATAGGCGGCCAGCCGGGAGAAAATTTAACACCAATTGATGCTGTTAAATTTGCTGCTGCTTATGGGACCTATATAAAAAATCAGCGCAATAAAGAAACGCATCGCGTTGTAGTAGGTCGTGATGCCCGTTTGAGTGGGGAGATGTTGCAGCAGCTTGTTATGCAAACTTTAGTAGGTATGGGGATTCACGTTATAGATTTAGATCTTTCTACAACACCTACCGTTGAGATAGCTGTACAATTAGAGCACGCAGATGGTGGCATCATACTAACTGCCTCACACAATCCTAAGCAATGGAACGCGCTAAAACTTTTAGATAGTAATGGAGAGTTTTTAAATGCTGAAGCGGGAGCAGAAATCCTAAAACTATCTGAATCTGTAGATTTACAATTTGCAGAAGTAGATGATCTGGGCGAGATACATAAAAACGATGCATATATAGATATTCATATAGATGAGGTACTCGATTTAGAGCTTGTAGATGAAGACGCTATTAAGGCAGCAAAGTTTAAGATTGTCGTTGATAGTGTAAATTCTACAGGAGGTATCGCTATACCTATGCTTTTAAATCGTTTAGGCGTACACACGGTTAAGTTGTATTGTGATCCCACAGGACATTTTCCGCACAATCCAGAACCTTTAAAAGAGCATTTAGGGGATATCTGTGCATTAGTTAAAGAAGAAGACGCAGATCTTGGTATTGTGGTAGATCCTGATGTTGATCGTCTGGCGTTTATAGATGAGACCGGCGAAATGTTTGGAGAAGAATACACACTTGTAGCCTGTGCAGATTATGTTTTAGGCGAAAATCCGGGAGATACCGTATCTAATTTAAGTTCGTCAAGAGCTCTACGTGATGTTACCTTAAAACACGGCGGCAAGTATCACGCTTCGGCAGTAGGTGAAGTTAATGTGGTGACAAAAATGAAAGAAGTAAACGCAGTGATAGGTGGAGAAGGCAATGGTGGAATTATTTACCCAAAATCACATTACGGTCGTGATGCGCTGGTAGGTGTTGCGTTATTTTTGACCCATTTGGCTAAAAAGAAGATTAAGGTAAGTGAACTTCGTGCGAGTTACCCGTCTTACTTTATGAGTAAGAAGAAGATTGAATTGACTCCGACTCTTGACGTTGATAAAATTTTAGATACAGTAGCAACCCGCTATAAAAACGAAGAAGTAAATGCGATAGATGGTGTAAAAATTGATTTTGAAAAACACTGGGTTCACTTAAGAAAGTCAAATACAGAGCCCATAATTCGTATTTATACCGAAGCATTTACACAAGCTGAGGCAGATCAAGTTGCTGATGCCATGATTGCTGAAATTAAAGAACTAGCAGGTATCTAAAAGTAGTAAACAGTTAGTTGTTAAACCTCGATGGATGTTTAATAAATATACTGTATACGATTACTCCGCGTGCTTAAAACGTTTATGCGTCCACAAGTAATATTGTGGCGCATTGCGTATTTGAGCTTCTAGATTTGATATAAATGCATCTGTGATTGCATATTCGGGTAGTGATGTTGGTTCTTCTGTAATCACTTTAAAAATGGCTTTATAGTGGCCTCGTTTTACCTTATCTACAGCAAGATATAATACCGGCATATTTTCGGCTATTGCTAAACGCTCTATTCCTGTAAAGAAGGGTACATTTTGTCCTAAAAAATCTGTGCAATATTGATTTTTTCGGGTTTTAGGCGATTGATCTGCAATAAAAGCATACGTCGCCATTTTACCTGCACGTTGCTGTTTTTTTATAATAAATGTGGCTTCTTTGTTATTTATCAATTCAGAATTCCACTTTCCTCGTATATCTCGTATAAGTTTATCAAAATATGGATTCTTAATACGTTTATAAATACCATAACCGCTATGGTCAAAATAAAATTGCAAAGCCGTAAGCCACTCGTAGCTGGCATAATGCCCCATAACGATAAGAGAACTCCTGCGCTCTTCTGCTAGTTTGTGTATGATATCTAAATCTGGCAGTTCAAATCGTTTCTTTAATTCTTCCGCAGAAATGGAGATTGATTTGATCATCTCAAGAAACATATCGCACATATGGCTGTAAAACTCCTTTTCAATCTTTAATAACTCGGCATCAGATTTTTCAGGAAAAGCAGTTTTAAGATTAAATCTCACAGTTTTTTTACGGTAACCTACAAGGTAGTAGACCAGTATGTAAACCAGATCAGAAACTTTATAAAATAACCAAAACGGAAGACGCGATATAAGCCACAAAAGCGGGTAAACAAGCCAGAATATAAGCCATTGCATGAGCGGTAAATTTTGGGTAAATATAGGTATATTTGAGGCTAAATTAGTGTAAGTATGGGCGATTTGAACTTGGTTACCGTTATTGTTATAGCAGTAAATGTGTTAATCTCAATGAAGGGTTTTAAAGACTATTCATTTTTTGAGAAATACAAATTTAATACAGGAGCCATACGCAGAGGTGAACATGTACGGATTCTTTCTTCGGGCTTTTTACATGTGACCAATTCGCACTTATTTTTTAATATGCTAACCCTGTATTTTTTTGCTCCTATAGTGATTGGCTTTTTAGGTAATTGGGAATTTATCGTTATTTATCTAGGAAGTCTTGTTTTAGGTAATTTACTTTCCTATTATTTTCACAAAGATGAATATCACTATACAGCTGTAGGAGCGAGTGGTGCTGTTTCTGGGATATTATATTCTGCAATTTTGCTAAACCCAGATATGAGTTTATATATGTTCTTTATTCCTGTGCCTATTCCAGCATATATCTTCGGTATTGGGTACTTACTGTACTCGATTTATGGAATGCGGGCAAATAATGATAATATAGGTCACGATGCGCATTTTGGTGGGGCAGTAGGGGGTTATGTTATTACTTTGTTAATGGTTCCTATATTGCTCCAGGTTAACTCCTTGATGGTAGGACTTTTAGCAATTCCTATTATTATTCTCTTTATTCTCAACAAGACCGGGAAGATATAATGGCACAGGTCTTGCCTATAGTTAAGCAAACAATAAAACAATCTTATATGAAAACTATTTTAATTTTAGCTATTACAGCTATGACTACATTGGCAAACGCTCAACAAATACAACC
Encoded here:
- the glmM gene encoding phosphoglucosamine mutase, whose translation is MTLIKSISGIRGTIGGQPGENLTPIDAVKFAAAYGTYIKNQRNKETHRVVVGRDARLSGEMLQQLVMQTLVGMGIHVIDLDLSTTPTVEIAVQLEHADGGIILTASHNPKQWNALKLLDSNGEFLNAEAGAEILKLSESVDLQFAEVDDLGEIHKNDAYIDIHIDEVLDLELVDEDAIKAAKFKIVVDSVNSTGGIAIPMLLNRLGVHTVKLYCDPTGHFPHNPEPLKEHLGDICALVKEEDADLGIVVDPDVDRLAFIDETGEMFGEEYTLVACADYVLGENPGDTVSNLSSSRALRDVTLKHGGKYHASAVGEVNVVTKMKEVNAVIGGEGNGGIIYPKSHYGRDALVGVALFLTHLAKKKIKVSELRASYPSYFMSKKKIELTPTLDVDKILDTVATRYKNEEVNAIDGVKIDFEKHWVHLRKSNTEPIIRIYTEAFTQAEADQVADAMIAEIKELAGI
- a CDS encoding rhomboid family intramembrane serine protease, which translates into the protein MGDLNLVTVIVIAVNVLISMKGFKDYSFFEKYKFNTGAIRRGEHVRILSSGFLHVTNSHLFFNMLTLYFFAPIVIGFLGNWEFIVIYLGSLVLGNLLSYYFHKDEYHYTAVGASGAVSGILYSAILLNPDMSLYMFFIPVPIPAYIFGIGYLLYSIYGMRANNDNIGHDAHFGGAVGGYVITLLMVPILLQVNSLMVGLLAIPIIILFILNKTGKI
- a CDS encoding lysophospholipid acyltransferase family protein — translated: MQWLIFWLVYPLLWLISRLPFWLFYKVSDLVYILVYYLVGYRKKTVRFNLKTAFPEKSDAELLKIEKEFYSHMCDMFLEMIKSISISAEELKKRFELPDLDIIHKLAEERRSSLIVMGHYASYEWLTALQFYFDHSGYGIYKRIKNPYFDKLIRDIRGKWNSELINNKEATFIIKKQQRAGKMATYAFIADQSPKTRKNQYCTDFLGQNVPFFTGIERLAIAENMPVLYLAVDKVKRGHYKAIFKVITEEPTSLPEYAITDAFISNLEAQIRNAPQYYLWTHKRFKHAE